Proteins encoded together in one Fibrobacter sp. UWP2 window:
- a CDS encoding PD40 domain-containing protein, giving the protein MRLYRKTWLCSVVLMAGAAHAAGFYGNQSDIKWKTAGTEHFQFMYPQEYTEHAAVVSAYAEAVYDSVVSRYRIDLPGRVNATLNNALYSNGSAVPSENAINLWLTNWDFKVRSSHGWVSDVVTHEFSHLVSIENGSKFVPSLYGFQVSYTDYYNERTTSDFATMVPFTLQPLWFAEGTAQYESSRMGFDAWDAHRDMLLRTAALNDSLLPLEYMHDFSDNSLFAELGPYTQGFALVRYIAKHYGDNAVPKIWSELARPHRVTLDAALKKVLRVGEKELYEAWKKEITAGYKAQKDSLGTLVQGTKITADAFWQDFPVVAGKHLYGVSNFGGPWFDGSVFKMPIEADTVNANSDKMDSADKNDSTGTSVKVGDISIEGANTDSTIDISEYAKSGFKAKKPWFDKGIDVIDLPERGPILAYVSYQNRDKDGHAHFDIAVSDTNKNQLTLTYLADAIYPAFDKQGSTIVFARREPFSTRFVLSKVPFNADFSEYVSEDPIDLYVPDKTFRYYNIYSPKFSPNGKRIAFGFFDDKQRGIAVIDADGQNFKVVSTKGFDERDVNWIDDDKIVFASNRNGIFNLFEKSLSTGVEQPLTNVLGGAFTPTVDKDTIYFTQYDKDGFSLYKLGYKAPVPATSDTTVSITTRDSTIQVADTTWSVCPDSTLKDSTADSTAQCVPTPTVATRDSVIHIQDTVRTVNAKEAANVITLHRSLPVRENKPLELTEREFAGAEKDYRPIPTVPMFVPILSFNENAPDLTVFGEGELKTKAGLAVILSDPLKKNVVQLGLLLELGKGIDFINGDGLNPEQEKEFFAAWENHSTPIDLGLSYSYANYTSKDTVRYEDVRAHNGDSLGMSHYAIPMQSIIGTAGYSIFKSIDTLQVALGYDWADFNLYEDSFSWTYQKRISALVALGLYGDHEGEEGTGISGQGNGLLLYYQYANSDLYRPGTFAESFYITESGSIKPKYRNFNINEVGLNLYGSIQSPFTGARLAAGGKVSGIVSWNTDAPEDTLDSYYYSPVFLEGYPYLRSSEDYTRAGTKTAMAELHYLFPIYDDWRKSAWIFSTRAFYFDVFAQVGAAWNSKWFDTDKFTDHRFWDRDVGISFRMSNKIFYSIPLDISLTFARGLSRIGEDDELHGGWKLHPIDLPLLPESICPTRIKFAIGMGFVNSWQ; this is encoded by the coding sequence ATGCGTTTATACAGGAAGACTTGGCTCTGTTCGGTAGTTTTGATGGCGGGCGCCGCCCATGCCGCCGGTTTTTATGGTAACCAAAGCGACATCAAGTGGAAAACCGCCGGAACCGAGCATTTCCAGTTCATGTATCCGCAAGAATACACGGAGCACGCCGCCGTGGTCTCGGCCTATGCCGAAGCCGTTTACGACTCGGTGGTGAGCCGCTACCGCATCGACCTGCCCGGCCGCGTGAACGCCACCCTGAACAACGCCCTGTACAGCAATGGCAGCGCTGTCCCCAGCGAGAACGCCATCAACCTGTGGCTCACCAACTGGGATTTCAAAGTGAGAAGCAGCCACGGCTGGGTGAGCGACGTGGTGACCCACGAGTTCAGCCACCTGGTGAGTATCGAGAACGGGAGCAAGTTCGTCCCAAGTCTCTACGGCTTCCAGGTCAGCTACACCGACTACTACAACGAACGCACCACCAGCGACTTCGCCACCATGGTGCCCTTCACCCTGCAACCCCTGTGGTTTGCCGAGGGTACCGCCCAGTACGAATCGAGCCGCATGGGCTTTGACGCCTGGGACGCGCACCGCGACATGCTGCTGCGCACCGCCGCCCTGAACGATAGCCTGCTCCCGCTCGAGTACATGCACGACTTTTCAGACAACTCGTTGTTTGCGGAGCTGGGCCCCTACACCCAAGGCTTTGCCTTGGTGCGATACATCGCCAAGCACTATGGAGACAACGCGGTGCCCAAAATTTGGTCCGAGCTGGCCCGCCCGCACCGCGTCACCCTCGATGCCGCCCTCAAAAAAGTACTACGGGTTGGCGAAAAAGAACTCTACGAAGCATGGAAAAAGGAAATTACCGCCGGCTACAAGGCGCAAAAGGACTCCCTCGGCACACTGGTCCAGGGAACCAAGATTACCGCCGACGCCTTCTGGCAGGATTTTCCCGTGGTCGCGGGCAAGCACCTGTACGGCGTTTCGAACTTTGGCGGGCCCTGGTTTGACGGCTCCGTTTTCAAGATGCCCATCGAAGCCGACACCGTAAACGCAAACAGCGATAAAATGGACTCCGCCGACAAGAACGATTCCACGGGCACTTCTGTCAAGGTCGGTGATATTTCTATCGAGGGCGCCAACACCGACAGCACCATCGACATTTCGGAATACGCCAAGAGCGGTTTCAAGGCCAAAAAGCCTTGGTTCGACAAGGGCATTGACGTAATCGACTTGCCCGAACGCGGACCGATTCTCGCCTACGTGAGTTACCAGAACCGCGACAAAGACGGCCACGCGCACTTTGACATCGCCGTGAGCGACACCAACAAAAACCAGCTCACCCTCACCTACCTCGCCGACGCCATCTACCCTGCCTTCGACAAGCAGGGCTCCACCATCGTGTTCGCCCGCCGCGAGCCCTTCAGCACCCGCTTTGTACTGAGCAAGGTTCCCTTCAACGCCGATTTTTCGGAATACGTTTCCGAGGACCCCATTGACCTCTACGTTCCCGACAAGACCTTTAGATACTACAACATATACAGTCCCAAGTTCAGCCCCAACGGCAAGCGCATCGCTTTCGGCTTTTTTGACGACAAACAGCGCGGTATTGCGGTGATTGACGCCGACGGGCAGAACTTCAAAGTCGTGAGCACCAAAGGCTTTGACGAGCGCGACGTGAACTGGATCGACGACGACAAGATTGTTTTCGCCAGCAACCGGAACGGCATATTCAACCTGTTCGAAAAGAGCCTGAGCACCGGAGTCGAGCAGCCCCTTACCAATGTTTTGGGCGGCGCGTTCACGCCAACAGTCGACAAAGACACGATATACTTTACCCAGTACGACAAGGACGGGTTTTCCCTGTACAAGCTGGGCTACAAGGCTCCCGTTCCCGCCACAAGCGACACGACCGTGAGCATCACCACGCGTGACAGCACCATCCAAGTCGCCGACACCACCTGGAGCGTGTGCCCCGACTCGACCCTCAAAGACAGCACCGCCGATTCTACAGCCCAGTGCGTGCCGACACCGACCGTAGCTACAAGGGACAGCGTCATCCACATTCAAGACACTGTCAGGACGGTTAACGCCAAGGAGGCCGCCAACGTCATCACCCTCCACAGGAGCCTCCCCGTGCGCGAAAACAAGCCCCTGGAACTCACCGAGCGCGAATTCGCCGGTGCCGAAAAAGACTACAGGCCCATCCCCACCGTCCCCATGTTCGTTCCCATCTTGAGCTTCAACGAAAACGCCCCGGACCTCACCGTATTTGGCGAAGGTGAACTCAAAACAAAAGCCGGGCTTGCCGTCATCTTGAGCGACCCGCTCAAAAAGAACGTGGTGCAGCTGGGACTCTTGCTGGAACTGGGCAAGGGAATCGACTTCATCAACGGCGACGGGCTCAATCCCGAGCAAGAAAAGGAATTCTTTGCCGCGTGGGAAAACCACAGCACACCCATTGACCTCGGACTCTCTTACAGCTACGCGAACTACACCAGCAAAGACACTGTGCGCTACGAGGATGTGCGCGCCCACAACGGCGACAGCCTGGGCATGAGCCACTACGCCATCCCCATGCAGTCCATCATCGGCACGGCGGGCTACAGCATCTTCAAGAGCATCGACACCTTGCAGGTCGCCCTCGGTTACGACTGGGCCGACTTCAACCTCTACGAAGACAGCTTTAGCTGGACCTACCAAAAAAGGATCAGCGCGCTAGTCGCCCTCGGCCTTTACGGCGACCATGAAGGCGAAGAGGGCACCGGCATTAGCGGGCAGGGCAACGGCCTCTTGCTCTATTACCAGTACGCCAACAGCGACCTCTACCGTCCGGGCACCTTCGCCGAGAGCTTCTACATTACCGAGAGCGGATCCATCAAGCCCAAGTACAGGAACTTCAACATCAACGAAGTCGGCTTGAACCTTTACGGCAGCATCCAGAGCCCGTTCACCGGGGCTCGCCTCGCCGCAGGCGGCAAGGTGAGCGGCATTGTGAGCTGGAACACCGACGCCCCCGAAGACACGCTGGACTCGTACTACTACAGCCCGGTGTTCCTTGAAGGCTACCCCTACCTGCGCAGCAGCGAAGACTACACGCGCGCCGGCACCAAGACCGCCATGGCGGAACTCCACTACCTGTTCCCCATTTACGACGACTGGCGCAAGTCCGCCTGGATCTTTAGCACACGCGCATTCTACTTTGACGTGTTCGCCCAGGTGGGCGCCGCCTGGAACAGCAAGTGGTTCGACACCGACAAATTCACCGATCACCGTTTCTGGGACCGTGACGTGGGCATCAGTTTCCGCATGTCGAACAAGATTTTCTACAGCATCCCGCTCGACATCTCGCTCACGTTCGCCCGTGGGCTCAGCCGCATTGGCGAGGACGACGAACTGCACGGAGGCTGGAAACTCCACCCCATCGACCTGCCGCTACTCCCCGAGAGCATTTGCCCCACGAGGATCAAGTTCGCCATTGGCATGGGTTTTGTGAATTCTTGGCAGTAA
- a CDS encoding ABC transporter permease, whose amino-acid sequence MSTILLPETLSAANSKVLLQNCKKQLCTGALTLDGSQLKTMDYSADAFFALLAELAEKTGNRLTLAHFNEDIKAHLKSLRKMDPPEKPVKGTNNVLEMLGGLGFTFIKEFVEVLILLFMSIYWTVFGPFDKGKIHFGGVTKQMFKSGSEAMGICFLFVGLICLTMALQSSVMLNAVGGGSYLASGLGFLIFAEIGPLLTTIILAGRSGSAMAAEIANMSVCEEVKAIKSMAIPPVQYLVVPRFIALSITTPILSFCSSIVGCLAGFLIAYFFCDISFSNYMMGIRDGIAPITFLKSNVKALVFGWIVTLIACNKGLNAHGGAEAVGKATTASVVSAICSIVIADTLFAFIFY is encoded by the coding sequence ATGTCGACGATTCTTTTGCCAGAAACCCTTTCGGCAGCCAACAGCAAGGTGCTGCTGCAGAACTGCAAGAAGCAGCTCTGCACGGGAGCGCTTACCCTGGACGGATCGCAACTCAAGACCATGGACTACAGTGCCGACGCCTTTTTCGCGCTTCTCGCCGAGCTGGCCGAGAAAACGGGAAACAGGCTCACGCTGGCACACTTCAACGAAGACATCAAGGCGCACCTGAAATCGCTCCGCAAGATGGACCCGCCCGAAAAGCCCGTCAAGGGCACGAACAACGTCCTCGAGATGCTCGGCGGCCTCGGCTTCACGTTCATCAAGGAATTCGTCGAAGTCCTCATCCTGCTATTCATGTCCATCTACTGGACCGTATTCGGGCCGTTCGACAAGGGCAAAATCCATTTTGGCGGAGTCACCAAGCAGATGTTCAAATCGGGCAGCGAAGCCATGGGAATCTGCTTCTTGTTCGTGGGGCTCATTTGCCTTACGATGGCTTTGCAGAGTTCGGTGATGCTCAACGCCGTCGGTGGCGGTTCGTACCTCGCATCCGGCCTCGGCTTCCTCATCTTCGCCGAAATCGGCCCGCTCCTCACGACCATCATCCTCGCCGGCCGTTCCGGCAGCGCCATGGCCGCCGAAATCGCAAACATGAGCGTCTGCGAAGAAGTCAAGGCCATCAAGTCCATGGCCATCCCGCCGGTGCAGTACCTGGTTGTCCCGCGCTTCATCGCCTTGAGCATCACGACACCCATCCTCTCGTTCTGCTCGTCCATTGTCGGGTGCCTTGCCGGTTTCCTCATCGCCTACTTCTTCTGCGACATTTCTTTTTCTAACTACATGATGGGCATTCGCGACGGCATCGCCCCCATCACGTTCCTCAAGAGCAACGTCAAGGCGCTCGTATTCGGCTGGATCGTGACGCTCATCGCCTGCAACAAGGGCCTCAACGCCCACGGCGGCGCCGAAGCCGTCGGCAAGGCGACTACCGCGAGCGTCGTTTCGGCCATCTGTTCCATCGTCATCGCGGACACGCTGTTCGCCTTCATATTCTACTAG
- a CDS encoding ABC transporter ATP-binding protein — MEEILKVDHLKASYGNETILKDISFGVRKGEIRMVLGSSGCGKSTLLNNILKFIKSDSGTITYFGKQFGPKDGLDSETRMHTGVLFQSGALIADLTVAENAMLPLKRSMPYMPKSQMEAIVADRLEKVHLLHAFHKYPGEISGGMKKRAALARAIALKPELLFCDEPSTGLDPVTARSLDELLLELRDTLGVSMVIVSHELESIKIICDRFVYLKDGYVLMDGTLQQGMESDDPTLKHFFSRQCPKETYSTGFYNFEFID; from the coding sequence ATGGAAGAAATCCTGAAAGTAGATCACCTGAAGGCCAGTTACGGCAACGAGACTATCCTCAAGGACATCTCGTTCGGCGTAAGGAAGGGCGAAATCCGCATGGTACTCGGAAGTTCGGGTTGCGGCAAGTCGACGCTCCTGAACAATATCCTGAAATTCATCAAGTCGGATTCGGGAACCATCACCTACTTCGGCAAGCAGTTCGGCCCCAAGGACGGGCTCGACAGCGAGACCCGCATGCACACGGGCGTACTCTTCCAAAGCGGGGCACTCATCGCCGACTTGACTGTCGCCGAGAACGCGATGTTGCCCTTGAAACGCAGCATGCCCTACATGCCCAAGAGCCAGATGGAAGCGATTGTTGCAGACCGCCTGGAAAAGGTGCACCTGTTGCACGCTTTCCACAAGTACCCCGGCGAGATTTCCGGCGGCATGAAAAAGCGCGCCGCCCTCGCCCGCGCTATAGCGCTCAAGCCCGAACTGCTCTTTTGCGACGAGCCTTCTACAGGCCTCGACCCGGTGACGGCACGCTCGCTCGACGAGCTGCTCCTGGAACTGCGCGACACGCTCGGCGTCTCGATGGTCATCGTGAGCCACGAACTTGAGAGCATCAAGATTATTTGCGACCGTTTCGTGTACCTGAAAGACGGCTATGTCCTGATGGACGGCACGCTCCAACAAGGCATGGAGTCCGACGACCCGACGCTCAAGCACTTTTTCAGCCGGCAATGCCCCAAGGAAACGTATTCCACCGGCTTCTACAATTTTGAATTTATTGATTGA
- a CDS encoding class I SAM-dependent RNA methyltransferase: MSRNFYKPGKPRRPSHKRPASARPAYSVPAREVFDVRIEKMVQGGKGMARLPDGRVCFVAGALPGEFCKVAVTFTKKDFARGHVVELLEGANPDRVEARCPLYGKCGGCSLQHLDSAKQAEYLAQVERENFRRIARIDLPEDFKVHTGPAWGYRNRARVVVVCDQAGDKPIVRFGFRKQESNSVVLFKNCPVLTPALNDFLQGRAREIFAGKFRPGREMEVNLFDNGAGEISYYYEGMPAREFSENAASVAEICGKKIESDASVFFQSNLALLPALVQSVRDAVDEGLASGEASDEWLIDLFSGVGFFAALLQEKFKRVTTVEREEKCLQHAKVNLSDTCESISAPAEEWLASNVVNIPATLIVDPPRTGLPKEALDAIAESSVNRLIYVSCDPVTLARDYAKFAAAGFALKHAEGFAFYPQTPHLEMMFVLSR, translated from the coding sequence ATGTCCCGCAATTTCTACAAACCTGGCAAGCCTCGCAGACCGAGCCACAAGCGCCCTGCGTCTGCACGCCCCGCATATTCCGTGCCCGCCCGCGAGGTGTTCGATGTCCGCATCGAGAAGATGGTGCAGGGCGGCAAGGGGATGGCGCGCCTGCCCGATGGCCGCGTGTGTTTTGTCGCGGGCGCGTTGCCTGGCGAATTCTGCAAGGTGGCGGTGACGTTTACGAAAAAGGATTTTGCTCGCGGGCATGTCGTGGAGCTCCTGGAAGGTGCAAATCCCGACCGCGTAGAAGCGCGCTGCCCGCTGTACGGCAAGTGCGGCGGGTGTAGTTTGCAGCACCTGGATAGCGCAAAGCAGGCGGAATACCTGGCGCAGGTCGAGCGCGAGAACTTCCGGCGCATCGCCCGCATCGATTTGCCCGAAGATTTCAAGGTGCATACGGGCCCCGCGTGGGGTTACCGCAACCGCGCGCGGGTCGTCGTGGTTTGCGACCAGGCCGGCGACAAGCCGATTGTGCGTTTCGGGTTCCGCAAGCAAGAAAGCAACAGCGTGGTGCTGTTCAAGAACTGCCCCGTATTGACTCCCGCGCTCAACGATTTTTTGCAGGGTCGCGCCCGCGAGATTTTTGCGGGCAAGTTCCGCCCCGGCCGCGAGATGGAGGTGAACCTCTTTGATAACGGCGCTGGCGAAATCTCGTACTATTACGAGGGAATGCCTGCCCGCGAGTTCAGCGAGAATGCGGCGAGCGTCGCCGAAATCTGCGGCAAGAAAATCGAGAGTGACGCTAGCGTGTTCTTCCAGAGCAATCTCGCGCTGTTGCCCGCGCTGGTACAGTCCGTGCGCGATGCCGTGGACGAGGGCCTGGCAAGCGGTGAAGCGAGCGACGAATGGCTTATCGATCTTTTTAGCGGGGTAGGTTTCTTTGCTGCCCTCTTGCAAGAAAAGTTCAAACGCGTCACGACCGTGGAACGCGAAGAAAAATGCCTGCAGCATGCGAAAGTTAATTTATCTGATACGTGTGAGTCGATTTCCGCCCCGGCCGAGGAATGGCTTGCGAGCAACGTGGTAAACATCCCCGCGACGCTCATCGTGGACCCGCCGCGCACGGGCCTCCCGAAAGAAGCCCTCGACGCCATAGCGGAATCCTCGGTGAACCGCCTGATTTACGTTTCGTGCGACCCTGTGACGCTCGCCCGCGATTACGCCAAGTTCGCCGCCGCGGGCTTTGCGCTCAAGCATGCCGAGGGGTTCGCGTTCTACCCGCAAACGCCTCACCTCGAAATGATGTTTGTGCTTTCGCGCTAA
- a CDS encoding fibrobacter succinogenes major paralogous domain-containing protein — protein sequence MKRALLFTLALIPAFFVACDDNDSSATVAGTDAEQSPSSSSMDETESSSAISSSNSAQPSSSDISSSSEAQLSSSEVSSSSESPNTSITPASSTTDVILSSSDNATSSADSAGSSTESISSKSSSSSAQLSSSTQSSGSKTSSSSTEPSSSSETLVSIETCPNPDIEYGTLIDPRDGKTYRTVKIDGKNWMAENLNYADSVKTPSLLTGTWCYNENDTNCNALGRLYTWGSAIDSVALATEQSLDCGYLKKCRIPDEIQGICPPGWRLPNEGDWNSLLKAAGNNRGSVLKSRCGWANDGNGTDDFGFAALPAGGGTGTDQFTGFGTAAHFWTSSGGAVASSASQITFYEDYSNYVYVGSGLGNKNSVFSVRCIQD from the coding sequence ATGAAACGCGCTCTCCTCTTTACTCTTGCACTTATTCCTGCGTTCTTTGTTGCCTGCGATGATAACGATTCCTCTGCAACAGTCGCCGGCACCGATGCAGAACAATCGCCTAGCAGTTCGTCCATGGACGAAACCGAATCCAGTTCCGCGATATCTTCGTCCAACAGTGCGCAACCATCAAGTAGCGACATTTCCTCGTCAAGTGAAGCGCAACTGTCAAGCAGCGAAGTCTCTTCGTCAAGCGAATCCCCTAACACAAGTATAACACCCGCCAGTTCCACAACGGACGTCATCCTGAGCAGTAGCGACAATGCGACTAGTTCGGCTGATTCGGCAGGTTCATCAACCGAATCGATTTCCTCGAAGTCTTCGTCAAGCAGCGCACAGTTATCGAGCAGTACACAATCGTCGGGCAGCAAAACATCATCGTCCAGCACCGAACCGAGCAGTTCCTCTGAAACCCTAGTGTCGATAGAGACATGCCCGAATCCGGATATCGAATATGGGACCTTGATCGATCCACGCGATGGCAAGACCTATAGAACCGTCAAGATTGACGGGAAAAACTGGATGGCAGAAAACCTGAACTATGCGGACAGCGTAAAAACTCCAAGCCTTCTGACAGGAACCTGGTGCTATAACGAGAATGACACGAACTGCAATGCCCTAGGGCGTCTTTATACCTGGGGTTCCGCCATAGATTCCGTTGCGCTGGCGACGGAACAATCCCTTGATTGCGGCTATCTAAAAAAATGTCGTATTCCCGACGAAATCCAAGGAATCTGCCCTCCAGGTTGGCGTCTGCCTAATGAAGGAGACTGGAATAGCCTACTCAAGGCCGCCGGCAATAATAGGGGAAGTGTCCTTAAGTCGCGGTGTGGTTGGGCTAATGACGGGAATGGAACGGATGATTTTGGCTTTGCAGCATTGCCTGCAGGCGGAGGAACCGGAACCGACCAGTTCACCGGATTTGGCACCGCCGCACACTTCTGGACTTCATCTGGTGGCGCAGTAGCATCTTCAGCCTCCCAGATAACCTTCTACGAAGATTACAGCAATTACGTCTATGTAGGTTCTGGACTTGGCAATAAGAATTCCGTATTTTCTGTCCGCTGTATCCAAGACTAG
- a CDS encoding MlaD family protein, translating to METTRSERIKLGAFMLFCGIMVCVFLGYVLKRYLSEQYDNYYTIFDTDVNGLFVDAKVKLNGIDVGSVTNIVINDSNLNQVVVSFKVHEGTPIKQGTRAGMTAGMNLTGEKQLVLSGGNFNEPNVPEGGLVPAAYSTFDHITNQASNIVGHVDSVLVNINTIFSEENAQNLSKAIQNFEAMTNNLKRVTQSMSGPIENISKSAESMHKVMTEIEEAKIAAKASEDLDIVKEKLEAIDTKSLNDSLQQAMAAISQLSKRMDLMIYNNQDQLGEVMTELGSVLENLNEFSQKIKNNPSALIHGESQSRRK from the coding sequence ATGGAAACCACCCGATCCGAAAGAATTAAACTTGGCGCCTTCATGCTGTTTTGCGGCATCATGGTTTGCGTATTCCTCGGCTACGTGCTCAAGCGCTACCTGAGCGAGCAGTACGACAACTACTACACCATTTTCGACACCGACGTGAACGGTCTCTTTGTAGATGCAAAGGTCAAGCTGAACGGTATCGACGTCGGTAGCGTCACGAACATCGTGATTAACGACTCGAACCTGAACCAAGTGGTGGTCTCGTTCAAGGTGCATGAGGGGACCCCTATTAAGCAGGGCACCCGCGCGGGCATGACGGCAGGCATGAACCTCACCGGCGAAAAACAGCTGGTGCTCTCGGGCGGCAATTTCAACGAGCCGAACGTTCCCGAGGGCGGCCTCGTGCCGGCGGCCTACTCCACCTTTGACCACATCACGAACCAGGCATCCAACATCGTGGGGCACGTAGATTCGGTTCTCGTAAACATCAACACCATTTTTTCCGAAGAAAACGCGCAGAACCTGAGCAAGGCCATCCAGAATTTCGAAGCCATGACAAACAACCTCAAGCGCGTCACGCAAAGTATGTCGGGACCCATCGAGAACATTTCCAAGTCTGCGGAATCCATGCACAAGGTGATGACGGAAATCGAAGAAGCGAAGATTGCCGCCAAGGCCAGCGAAGACCTGGATATCGTCAAGGAAAAGCTCGAAGCCATCGACACGAAGAGCCTGAACGACAGCTTGCAGCAAGCCATGGCCGCCATCAGCCAGCTCTCCAAGCGCATGGACCTGATGATCTACAACAACCAAGACCAGCTGGGCGAAGTGATGACGGAGCTTGGCTCCGTGCTCGAGAACCTCAACGAATTTAGCCAAAAGATCAAGAACAACCCGTCGGCACTCATCCACGGCGAAAGCCAGAGCCGCCGTAAGTAA